One region of Tachysurus vachellii isolate PV-2020 chromosome 11, HZAU_Pvac_v1, whole genome shotgun sequence genomic DNA includes:
- the tbx16 gene encoding T-box transcription factor 16: MQAIRDLKHNFSIPPPSAMAGATDSFHQGNIRITLEDPELWKSFHEIGTEMIITKPGRRMFPHCKINISGLVPYAKYILLVDIVPEDSFRYKWNKDKWEVAGKAEPQPPYRTYLHPDSPAPGSHWMKQSVSFLKLKLTNNALDQHGHIILHSMHRYHPRFHILQADDLYSVRWSVFKTFTFPETSFTAVTAYQNTKITKLKIDNNPFAKGFRDEGMNSKRRTNRGPSDTERLAKRLNSMVRDSDQDSPPDLCRSSYEGLAEARAGCKDGVKDEPNSPWEGASDRENSHSLERDSPLGSNARDVYSSEQLVPGHNTYQPYRFPDYNKSPSPTSSSMSSSVGRSSFESRVPDIANVPEQEGKVTDLVVPQCPHPATAGVQDYAGVLNVAVAQAKPGMLGHHALYAPYSADQPLTQWSGTSSAQYSSHPHHHHHLAADYGTQAVHHGYHHANMADWSQYPLFSYSCW; encoded by the exons ATGCAAGCTATTAGAG ACCTCAAACACAACTTCAGTATCCCACCTCCGTCTGCAATGGCTGGAGCAACAGATTCCTTTCACCAAGGGAACATCAGGATAACTCTGGAGGACCCCGAGCTCTGGAAATCCTTCCATGAGATTGGGACAGAGATGATCATCACTAAGCCTGGCAg GAGAATGTTCCCCCATTGTAAGATAAATATTTCAGGACTTGTGCCCTATGCAAAGTACATCCTCCTGGTAGACATCGTGCCTGAAGATAGCTTCAGATACAAG TGGAATAAAGATAAGTGGGAAGTAGCCGGAAAGGCTGAGCCACAGCCTCCATACAGGACCTACCTGCACCCAGACTCACCAGCTCCAGGAAGCCATTGGATGAAGCAGTCGGTCTCCTTTCTCAAGCTCAAACTCACCAACAATGCCCTTGACCAGCACGGACAT ATCATCTTGCATTCCATGCATCGTTATCATCCCCGCTTCCATATCCTGCAAGCTGATGACCTCTACAGTGTACGTTGGAGTGTGTTCAAGACTTTCACCTTCCCCGAGACCTCCTTCACTGCTGTCACAGCATACCAGAACACCAAG ATTACTAAGCTGAAAATTGACAACAACCCCTTCGCCAAGGGATTCAGAGATGAAGGCATGAACTCAAAAAG ACGAACAAACAGAGGTCCGTCTGATACTGAGCGCCTGGCTAAAAGGCTGAACTCTATGGTCAGGGACTCAGATCAAGATAGCCCACCAG ATTTGTGCCGCTCTTCCTATGAGGGTCTGGCAGAAGCACGAGCTGGATGCAAGGATGGAGTTAAAGATGAGCCAAATTCTCCATGGGAAGGAGCATCTGATAGGGAAAACAGTCACAGCCTGGAAAGAGACTCCCCTCTGGGCTCTAATGCTCGAGACGTATACAGCTCTGAACAGCTTGTGCCAGGACACAACACATACCAACCTTACAG atttcctGATTACAACAAGTCCCCATCACCAACCTCCtccagcatgagcagcagtgtTGGACGCTCCAGCTTTGAATCTCGAGTGCCTGACATCGCTAATGTGCCTGAGCAGGAAGGCAAAGTCACTGATCTGGTTGTCCCACAGTGTCCTCACCCTGCTACAGCAGGTGTGCAGGACTATGCTGGGGTGCTGAACGTAGCCGTGGCACAGGCAAAGCCAGGCATGCTGGGACATCATGCACTCTATGCACCCTACAGTGCTGATCAGCCCCTGACCCAGTGGAGCGGGACAAGCTCAGCACAGTACTCATCCCATccacatcatcaccaccacttAGCAGCAGACTATGGGACACAAGCTGTCCATCATGGCTACCACCATGCCAACATGGCTGACTGGAGCCAGTACCCGCTCTTCTCATACTCCTGCTGGTGA